From the genome of Streptococcus lutetiensis, one region includes:
- the infB gene encoding translation initiation factor IF-2, which yields MSKKRLYEIAKELGKSSKEVVDYAQELGLDVKSHSSSVDESDAKRIVAKFSGNAKPAAAKAKVEKVAEKIVAEAPKVAPAKPQSRNFKAEREARAKAEAEKRAKGGDKKRNNNKGRDNRSNRDRQENARNNRKQRDRNSQNHNRRDQQRDNHQRDQRNDRNQAAKPRIDFKARAAALKAEQNAEYSRQSENRIHEKEAAKRKAKATKEQEHKAHVEAKAKAEEHKAKAAKPATSASKYVAAEQAAPAVDKRRKKQARPEKSRDYERDNEDRLRKNRKNWNNHNQVRNQRNSNWNNNKKNKKGKHNNRNNAPKPVTERKFHELPKEFEYTEGMTVAEIAKRIKREPAEIVKKLFLMGVMATQNQSLDSDTIELLMVDYGIEAHKKVEVDEADIERFFADEGYLNPDEMVERAPVVTIMGHVDHGKTTLLDTLRNSRVATGEAGGITQHIGAYQIVENGKKITFLDTPGHAAFTSMRARGASITDITILIVAADDGVMPQTIEAINHSKAAGVPIIVAINKIDKPGANPERVIGELAEHGIISSAWGGDCEFVEISAKFGKNIDELLETVLLVAEMEELKADPTVRAIGTVIEARLDKGKGPVATLLVQQGTLHVQDPIVVGNTFGRVRAMVNDLGRRVKVAEPSTPVSITGLNDVPMAGDHFAVYEDEKAARAAGEERAKRALLKQRQVTQRVSLENLFDTLKAGQVKTVNVIIKADVQGSVEALAASLLKIDVEGVKVSVVHSAVGAINESDVTLAEASNAFIIGFNVRPTPQAREQAEADEVDIRLHSIIYKVIEEVEDAMKGMLDPEYKEKIIGEALIRETFKVSKVGTIGGFMVTNGKITRDASARVIRDGVVIFDGKLASLKHFKDDVKEIGNGQEGGLMIENYNDIKVDDVIEAYVMEEIKR from the coding sequence TTGTCAAAGAAAAGATTATATGAAATCGCTAAAGAACTGGGCAAATCAAGCAAAGAAGTTGTTGACTATGCTCAAGAGCTAGGACTTGATGTGAAGAGCCATTCTTCTAGCGTTGACGAATCTGATGCCAAACGAATTGTGGCGAAATTCTCAGGGAATGCCAAACCAGCTGCGGCAAAAGCCAAAGTTGAAAAAGTAGCTGAGAAAATAGTTGCAGAAGCTCCTAAAGTAGCTCCTGCTAAACCTCAGAGCCGTAATTTCAAGGCGGAACGTGAAGCGCGTGCTAAAGCTGAAGCTGAAAAACGAGCTAAAGGCGGCGATAAAAAGCGCAATAACAATAAAGGACGCGACAATCGTTCTAATCGTGACAGGCAAGAGAATGCCCGAAATAATCGCAAACAACGCGATCGCAATTCTCAAAATCATAATCGAAGAGATCAACAGCGTGATAATCACCAAAGAGATCAACGAAACGATCGAAATCAAGCAGCAAAACCACGTATCGATTTCAAGGCACGTGCCGCTGCTTTGAAAGCAGAACAAAATGCTGAGTATTCTCGCCAAAGCGAAAATCGCATTCACGAAAAAGAAGCTGCTAAGCGTAAAGCAAAAGCAACTAAAGAACAAGAGCACAAAGCTCATGTGGAAGCGAAAGCTAAGGCTGAAGAACACAAAGCAAAAGCAGCAAAACCTGCAACTTCTGCGTCAAAATATGTGGCTGCAGAACAAGCAGCACCTGCTGTAGATAAACGTCGTAAGAAACAAGCTCGTCCTGAAAAATCACGTGATTATGAACGTGATAATGAAGATAGACTACGCAAGAATAGAAAAAATTGGAATAATCATAACCAAGTGAGAAATCAAAGAAATAGTAACTGGAATAATAATAAGAAAAACAAAAAAGGTAAACATAACAATCGTAACAACGCTCCAAAACCTGTAACAGAGCGTAAGTTCCACGAATTACCTAAAGAATTTGAATATACTGAAGGCATGACTGTTGCTGAAATCGCAAAACGTATCAAACGCGAACCAGCAGAAATCGTTAAGAAACTCTTCTTGATGGGTGTTATGGCCACTCAAAACCAATCCCTCGACAGTGATACAATCGAATTGTTGATGGTTGATTATGGTATTGAAGCACACAAAAAAGTCGAAGTTGATGAAGCTGATATCGAACGCTTCTTTGCTGACGAAGGCTACCTCAACCCAGACGAAATGGTTGAACGTGCTCCTGTCGTAACTATCATGGGACACGTTGACCACGGTAAAACAACCCTTCTTGATACCCTTCGTAATTCACGTGTCGCTACAGGCGAAGCTGGTGGTATCACTCAACACATCGGTGCTTACCAAATCGTTGAAAATGGTAAGAAAATTACCTTCCTTGATACACCAGGTCACGCGGCCTTTACATCAATGCGTGCGCGTGGTGCCTCAATCACAGATATCACTATCTTGATTGTTGCCGCTGATGACGGTGTTATGCCTCAAACAATCGAAGCTATTAACCACTCTAAAGCCGCTGGTGTCCCAATCATCGTTGCTATCAACAAGATTGATAAACCAGGTGCTAACCCAGAACGTGTTATCGGTGAATTGGCAGAACACGGAATCATCTCATCTGCTTGGGGTGGTGACTGTGAATTCGTTGAAATTTCAGCTAAATTTGGTAAAAACATTGATGAATTGTTAGAAACAGTTCTTCTTGTTGCTGAAATGGAAGAATTGAAAGCTGACCCAACAGTTCGCGCTATCGGTACTGTTATCGAAGCTCGTCTTGATAAAGGTAAAGGACCTGTGGCAACACTTCTTGTCCAACAAGGTACTCTTCATGTTCAAGACCCAATCGTTGTTGGTAACACATTCGGTCGTGTTCGTGCTATGGTTAATGACCTTGGACGCCGTGTTAAAGTGGCAGAACCATCAACACCAGTATCAATCACTGGTTTGAATGATGTGCCTATGGCAGGTGACCACTTTGCGGTTTACGAAGATGAAAAAGCTGCGCGTGCAGCCGGTGAAGAACGTGCTAAACGTGCTTTGTTGAAACAACGTCAAGTTACTCAACGTGTTAGTCTTGAAAACCTCTTTGATACCCTTAAAGCAGGTCAAGTTAAGACTGTTAACGTCATCATCAAAGCTGACGTACAAGGTTCTGTTGAAGCCCTTGCTGCCTCACTTCTTAAAATCGATGTTGAAGGCGTAAAAGTTTCAGTTGTTCACTCAGCCGTAGGTGCTATCAACGAATCAGACGTTACTCTTGCTGAAGCATCAAATGCCTTCATCATTGGATTTAACGTCCGCCCTACACCACAAGCTCGCGAACAAGCAGAAGCTGATGAAGTAGATATTCGTCTTCACTCAATCATCTACAAAGTTATCGAAGAAGTTGAAGATGCTATGAAAGGTATGCTTGACCCTGAATACAAAGAAAAAATCATCGGTGAAGCTCTTATCCGTGAAACATTTAAAGTATCTAAAGTTGGTACAATCGGTGGATTCATGGTTACAAATGGTAAAATTACGCGTGATGCTAGCGCACGTGTCATCCGTGACGGTGTCGTTATCTTCGACGGTAAACTTGCCAGCCTTAAACACTTCAAAGATGACGTTAAAGAAATCGGAAACGGCCAAGAAGGTGGTTTGATGATTGAAAACTACAACGATATCAAAGTTGATGACGTTATCGAAGCTTACGTTATGGAAGAAATTAAACGTTAA
- the rbfA gene encoding 30S ribosome-binding factor RbfA codes for MANHRVDRVGMEIKREVNEILHKKVRDPRVQDVTITDVQMLGDLSMAKVYYTIHSELASDNQKAQIGLEKAKGTIKRELGRNLTMYKIPDLIFIKDESIEYGNKIDQLLRDLEVKK; via the coding sequence ATGGCTAATCATCGTGTCGACCGTGTTGGTATGGAAATCAAACGTGAAGTCAATGAAATTTTGCATAAAAAAGTTCGCGACCCACGTGTTCAAGATGTGACAATTACTGATGTTCAAATGCTTGGAGACCTTTCAATGGCTAAAGTGTATTACACAATTCACTCTGAACTTGCATCAGATAACCAAAAAGCCCAAATTGGTCTTGAAAAAGCTAAAGGTACAATCAAACGCGAACTCGGTCGCAACTTGACAATGTACAAAATCCCAGATTTGATATTTATCAAAGATGAATCAATCGAATACGGAAATAAAATCGATCAATTGCTTCGTGATTTGGAAGTTAAAAAATAA